The Mesorhizobium loti genome includes a region encoding these proteins:
- a CDS encoding RNB domain-containing ribonuclease, with translation MKSLTDPSQALSTGLAKIRTEFRVPDGFPLVVMAAAEAAAKRVPTQHADRTDMPFVTLDPAASTDLDQAFSIETSGSDLLLHYAIADVAWFVEDGDAIDLEAWTRGETLYLPDGKAGLYPPALAEGAASLLPDGPRPAVIFTVRVAGDGLVKLDGAERAIIQSRAKLAYDSVRASDVPAGFAEMARRMAMNEKGRGASRVDPPEQEVERLADGTFRLSFRPLLQSEQDNAALSLAANMAIADAMLAHHIGLFRVMSEPDAFKVQRLRNAAQALGLSWPASTSLRDYQRTLDPADPQQAALMLEIRHASPGASYQPYKEGVVPWHEAMAATYAHATAPLRRLADRYVVRCALAIANGQPVPQAVTDAFTGLPKVMGRADSRASQINHAVIDLAEAVMLRGREGETFKAVVTDVNHGVRVQLANMPVVANLKADGLEQGDGLTLRLVSADPDQRSIVFEPA, from the coding sequence ATGAAATCACTGACCGATCCTTCACAAGCGCTCTCCACCGGCCTGGCGAAAATCCGCACCGAATTCCGCGTGCCGGATGGATTTCCATTGGTCGTGATGGCGGCAGCGGAGGCGGCGGCCAAACGTGTGCCCACCCAGCATGCCGATCGAACTGATATGCCCTTCGTCACGCTCGATCCGGCTGCTTCCACCGACCTTGATCAGGCGTTTTCAATCGAGACGAGCGGCAGCGATCTTCTGCTGCATTATGCCATTGCCGACGTAGCCTGGTTCGTCGAGGACGGCGACGCGATCGATCTCGAGGCCTGGACGCGGGGCGAGACACTTTACTTGCCGGACGGCAAGGCCGGTCTCTACCCGCCGGCACTTGCCGAAGGTGCGGCGAGCCTGTTGCCGGATGGGCCGCGTCCAGCTGTCATCTTCACCGTTCGGGTCGCGGGGGACGGTCTGGTGAAACTGGACGGTGCGGAGCGGGCAATCATTCAAAGCCGCGCGAAGCTCGCCTATGACAGCGTGCGGGCCTCCGATGTCCCGGCAGGCTTCGCCGAAATGGCGCGGCGCATGGCGATGAACGAAAAGGGTCGTGGCGCGTCCCGCGTCGATCCGCCCGAGCAGGAGGTGGAACGGCTCGCCGATGGCACATTCCGGCTTTCGTTCAGACCGCTGCTGCAATCCGAGCAAGACAACGCCGCGCTTTCGCTGGCTGCCAATATGGCGATTGCCGACGCCATGCTTGCGCACCATATCGGGTTGTTCCGTGTGATGTCGGAGCCAGATGCTTTCAAGGTGCAAAGACTGCGCAACGCGGCACAGGCTCTGGGACTGTCCTGGCCGGCCTCCACCAGCTTGCGCGACTATCAGCGAACCCTTGACCCGGCCGATCCGCAACAGGCGGCGCTGATGCTGGAAATCCGCCATGCAAGCCCCGGCGCATCTTACCAACCCTACAAAGAGGGGGTTGTCCCCTGGCATGAGGCGATGGCTGCGACCTATGCTCATGCAACCGCGCCGCTCAGGCGACTGGCCGATCGCTACGTCGTGCGCTGCGCGCTGGCTATCGCCAATGGCCAGCCCGTGCCGCAGGCCGTCACCGATGCATTCACTGGATTGCCGAAGGTGATGGGACGTGCAGATAGCCGCGCTTCGCAGATCAACCATGCGGTCATCGATCTTGCCGAGGCGGTCATGCTCAGGGGACGCGAGGGAGAGACGTTCAAGGCCGTCGTGACCGACGTCAACCATGGCGTACGCGTCCAGCTTGCCAACATGCCTGTCGTTGCCAATTTGAAGGCCGACGGGCTCGAACAGGGTGATGGCCTGACGCTAAGGTTGGTCTCGGCCGATCCGGATCAACGCAGCATCGTGTTCGAACCTGCCTGA
- a CDS encoding BolA family transcriptional regulator — translation MAMDAHDIEKLIKDGIPDAKVTIRDLAGDGDHYAAEVVAESFRGKSRVQQHQMVYDALKGNMGGVLHALALQTSVPD, via the coding sequence ATGGCAATGGATGCCCACGACATCGAAAAACTGATCAAGGACGGCATTCCGGACGCAAAGGTGACGATCCGCGATCTCGCCGGCGATGGCGACCATTATGCTGCCGAAGTGGTGGCCGAGAGCTTTCGGGGAAAAAGCCGCGTGCAGCAGCACCAGATGGTCTATGACGCGCTGAAGGGCAATATGGGCGGCGTGCTGCACGCACTGGCGCTGCAGACCAGCGTTCCTGACTAG
- a CDS encoding inositol monophosphatase: MTFDDTAIDWLAGLLSDAAKAEIMPRFRRLGDGDIRQKTSAADLVTEADVNAERLITARLRERYPSAMVVGEEACSDNPALLDGLGEADLAFVIDPVDGTFNFASGVPLFGVMLAVVVKGETVAGIIHDPVGKDWLIGARGAGSHIRHAHGSIERVHVAPPAPISEMTGSVSWQYMPEPERSRLARNQTKILSQFAYRCAAHEYRLLASGYAHFVVYNKLMPWDHLAGVLIHAEAGGHAARFDGSAYLPSHVGGGLLVAPDRESWHELRRELWAQ, encoded by the coding sequence ATGACATTTGACGATACTGCGATCGACTGGCTTGCCGGCCTTCTGTCCGATGCGGCTAAAGCCGAGATCATGCCGCGCTTTCGCCGGCTGGGCGACGGCGACATCCGCCAAAAAACCTCGGCCGCCGACCTCGTGACGGAAGCTGACGTCAATGCCGAGCGGCTCATCACCGCCAGACTGCGCGAGCGTTATCCCTCGGCGATGGTCGTCGGCGAGGAGGCCTGTTCCGACAATCCAGCGCTGCTCGATGGCCTGGGCGAGGCCGATCTGGCGTTCGTCATCGACCCGGTCGACGGCACTTTCAACTTCGCCTCCGGCGTGCCGCTGTTCGGCGTCATGCTGGCGGTCGTGGTCAAGGGCGAGACCGTTGCCGGCATCATCCACGATCCGGTCGGCAAGGACTGGCTGATCGGCGCCAGGGGCGCCGGCAGCCATATCCGGCATGCGCATGGCAGCATCGAGAGGGTGCATGTCGCCCCACCGGCACCGATCTCGGAAATGACCGGCTCGGTCTCCTGGCAATATATGCCCGAACCCGAGCGGTCGCGGCTGGCGCGCAATCAGACGAAGATCCTGTCGCAATTCGCCTATCGCTGCGCGGCGCACGAATACCGCCTGTTGGCGAGCGGCTATGCCCACTTCGTCGTCTACAACAAGCTGATGCCGTGGGACCATCTGGCCGGTGTGCTGATCCATGCCGAGGCCGGCGGCCATGCCGCGCGCTTCGACGGCAGCGCCTATCTGCCCTCGCATGTCGGCGGCGGTCTACTTGTCGCGCCCGATCGGGAAAGCTGGCACGAATTGCGCCGCGAACTCTGGGCGCAATAG
- the rpsD gene encoding 30S ribosomal protein S4 yields MSKRESAKYKIDRRLGENIWGRPKSPVNKREYGPGQHGQRRKGKLSDFGLQLRAKQKLKGHYGDVSEKQFRKVYEEADRRKGDTSENLIGLLESRLDAVVYRAKFVPTIFAARQFVNHGHVNVNGKRVNIGSYRCKPGDVVEVREKSKQLVIVLEAVGLAERDVPDYIEADHNKMVATFSRIPGLADVPFAVQMEPNLVVEFYSR; encoded by the coding sequence ATGAGCAAGCGCGAATCCGCGAAGTACAAGATCGACCGCCGTCTCGGCGAAAACATCTGGGGCCGCCCGAAGTCCCCGGTCAACAAGCGTGAATACGGCCCCGGCCAGCATGGCCAGCGCCGCAAGGGCAAGCTTTCCGATTTCGGCCTGCAGCTGCGCGCCAAGCAGAAGCTGAAGGGTCACTATGGCGACGTTTCGGAAAAGCAGTTCCGTAAGGTCTATGAAGAGGCCGATCGCCGCAAGGGCGACACCTCGGAGAACCTGATCGGCCTGCTCGAGTCGCGTCTCGACGCGGTCGTCTACCGCGCCAAGTTCGTGCCGACCATTTTCGCCGCCCGTCAGTTCGTCAACCACGGCCACGTCAACGTCAACGGCAAGCGCGTCAACATCGGCTCGTATCGCTGCAAGCCGGGCGATGTCGTCGAAGTGCGCGAAAAGTCGAAGCAGCTGGTCATCGTTCTCGAAGCGGTCGGCCTGGCTGAACGCGACGTGCCGGATTACATCGAAGCCGATCACAACAAGATGGTCGCGACCTTCTCGCGCATCCCGGGCCTGGCGGACGTCCCGTTCGCCGTGCAGATGGAACCGAACCTGGTCGTCGAATTCTATTCGCGCTAA
- the grxD gene encoding Grx4 family monothiol glutaredoxin — translation MSGMNDYIDNEVKGNDVVLFMKGTPGFPQCGFSGQVVQILDYIGADYKGVNVLDSAELRQGIKEYSNWPTIPQLYVKGEFVGGCDIVREMFQAGELQTFLVEKGVSVKGAA, via the coding sequence ATGAGCGGTATGAACGACTACATCGACAATGAAGTGAAGGGCAACGACGTCGTCCTTTTCATGAAGGGCACGCCCGGTTTCCCGCAATGCGGATTTTCCGGCCAGGTCGTCCAGATCCTCGACTATATCGGCGCCGACTACAAAGGCGTGAACGTCCTGGACTCCGCTGAACTGCGCCAGGGCATCAAGGAATATTCCAACTGGCCGACGATCCCGCAGCTCTACGTCAAGGGCGAATTCGTCGGCGGCTGCGATATCGTCCGCGAGATGTTCCAGGCGGGCGAACTCCAGACATTCCTTGTCGAAAAGGGCGTCAGCGTCAAAGGCGCCGCCTGA
- a CDS encoding RNA methyltransferase, giving the protein MAGTDLQTAGPAIILVEPQLGENIGMVARAMANFGLSELRLVNPRDGWPSEKARAAASRADHVIDAVTVFDDLASALADLNFVFATTARQRDGFKSVRGPVEAGRVLRARHAMGQRTGILFGRERFGLYNDEVGLADEIVTFPVDPDFSSLNIAQAALLMSYEWMKSGLEDETKTNFSGPDMKPASKEELHGLFAYLEGALEARGYFRPAPKKPKMIDNLRAVLTRAGFAEPELKVLRGIISSLDRFSPAMPRGDGSPGDDPRRLPAAAARARKAEVGRQPPDANGDDNDTPPLGGKGTDND; this is encoded by the coding sequence ATGGCAGGAACTGACCTTCAGACCGCTGGCCCGGCGATCATCCTGGTCGAGCCGCAGCTCGGCGAGAACATCGGCATGGTCGCTCGCGCCATGGCCAATTTCGGTCTGTCGGAGCTGCGTCTCGTCAACCCTCGTGACGGTTGGCCGAGCGAGAAGGCACGCGCGGCGGCCAGCCGCGCCGATCATGTCATCGACGCTGTCACCGTCTTCGACGATCTGGCCTCGGCGCTCGCCGACCTAAACTTTGTTTTCGCCACCACGGCCAGGCAGCGCGATGGCTTCAAATCCGTGCGCGGGCCGGTGGAAGCGGGCAGGGTGCTGCGGGCCCGTCACGCAATGGGCCAACGCACCGGCATCCTGTTCGGACGCGAGCGCTTCGGCCTCTACAATGACGAGGTCGGCCTTGCCGACGAGATCGTCACCTTCCCGGTCGATCCTGATTTCTCCTCGCTCAACATCGCCCAGGCGGCCTTGCTGATGTCCTACGAATGGATGAAGTCCGGCCTGGAAGACGAGACGAAGACCAATTTTTCCGGCCCGGACATGAAGCCGGCAAGCAAGGAAGAACTGCACGGCCTGTTCGCCTACCTCGAAGGCGCCCTGGAAGCGCGTGGTTATTTCCGGCCGGCGCCGAAGAAGCCGAAAATGATCGACAATCTGCGCGCGGTGCTGACGCGCGCCGGTTTTGCAGAACCGGAGCTCAAGGTGCTGCGCGGCATCATCTCGTCGCTCGACAGGTTTTCGCCGGCGATGCCGCGCGGCGATGGTTCGCCCGGCGATGATCCACGGCGCCTGCCCGCGGCCGCCGCGCGTGCTCGCAAGGCGGAAGTGGGTCGCCAACCGCCCGACGCCAATGGTGACGACAATGACACGCCGCCGCTAGGTGGCAAGGGAACCGACAATGACTGA
- the ttcA gene encoding tRNA 2-thiocytidine(32) synthetase TtcA produces the protein MNMLPDAESLEPAGDIEGGFHPLFADVPSSVEFNKLRKRLLRLTRQAIEDFSMVKPGQRWLVALSGGKDSYGLLAMLLDLKWRGLLPVDLLACNLDQGQPNFPKHILPDYLDSHGIAHRIEYQDTYSVVTDKLPAGSTYCSLCSRLRRGHLYRIAREEGCSALVLGHHREDILETFFMNLFHGGRLAAMPPKLLNDDGDVMVLRPLSYCAEVDLEKFAAAMQFPIIPCDLCGSQEGLQRNAMKAMLEDLEKRMPGRKDTMLRALSNSRPSHLLDRKLFDFAALNETLTARQDVPDDI, from the coding sequence ATGAACATGCTGCCAGACGCCGAATCGCTTGAACCAGCCGGCGACATCGAGGGCGGCTTTCATCCGCTGTTTGCCGATGTGCCGTCCTCGGTCGAGTTCAACAAATTGCGCAAGCGGCTGCTGCGGCTGACCCGACAGGCGATCGAGGATTTCTCGATGGTGAAGCCCGGCCAGCGCTGGCTGGTTGCGCTGTCGGGCGGCAAGGATTCCTACGGCCTGCTCGCTATGCTGCTCGACCTCAAATGGCGCGGGCTGCTGCCGGTTGATCTTCTGGCCTGCAATCTCGACCAGGGCCAGCCGAATTTCCCCAAACACATCCTGCCGGACTATCTCGACAGCCACGGAATCGCGCACCGGATCGAATATCAGGACACCTATTCCGTCGTCACCGACAAGCTGCCTGCGGGCAGCACCTATTGCTCGCTCTGTTCGCGGCTCAGGCGCGGCCATCTCTACCGCATCGCGCGGGAAGAGGGGTGCTCGGCTCTGGTGCTCGGCCACCATCGCGAGGACATTCTGGAAACCTTCTTCATGAACCTCTTCCATGGCGGCCGTCTTGCGGCCATGCCGCCAAAGCTGCTCAATGACGACGGCGACGTCATGGTGCTGCGGCCGTTGAGCTACTGCGCCGAGGTCGATCTCGAAAAATTTGCTGCGGCGATGCAGTTCCCGATCATTCCCTGCGATCTCTGCGGCAGTCAGGAAGGTCTCCAGCGCAACGCCATGAAGGCGATGCTCGAGGACCTGGAAAAGCGCATGCCCGGCCGCAAGGACACGATGCTGCGCGCACTGTCCAACAGCAGGCCATCGCATTTGCTCGACAGAAAACTGTTCGATTTCGCTGCCCTCAATGAAACCCTCACAGCCAGGCAAGACGTTCCCGATGACATTTGA
- a CDS encoding DUF3008 family protein, which produces MPATSKAQQKAAGAALSAKRGETKKSELQGASKGMYESMSEKQLEEFAETKRKGLPDKKSKD; this is translated from the coding sequence ATGCCAGCCACCTCGAAAGCCCAGCAGAAAGCCGCCGGTGCTGCCTTGTCGGCCAAGCGCGGCGAGACGAAGAAGAGCGAACTCCAAGGCGCTTCCAAGGGAATGTACGAATCGATGAGCGAAAAACAGCTCGAGGAATTCGCCGAGACGAAGCGCAAGGGCCTGCCGGACAAGAAATCGAAAGACTAG
- a CDS encoding glutamate racemase, with product MTERPILMFDSGIGGLTVLREARVLMPDRRFVYVADDAAFPYGAWDEPALNAHILGLFGMLLEKFRPEISVIPCNTASTLVIDALRQKFPGHPFVGTVPAIKPAAERTRSGLVSVLATPGTVKRQYTRDLIGKWAQKCHVRLVGSDRLAPLAEIYMRQGFVDEEIVREEIAPCFVEKDGARTDIVVLGCTHYPFLANRMRKTAPWPVDWIDPAEAIARRAMSLLAPVDGPLPTGEPDIAVFTSGKVDFATSRLMQGFGLVVS from the coding sequence ATGACTGAACGGCCGATCCTGATGTTCGATTCGGGCATCGGCGGGCTTACTGTGCTGCGCGAGGCGCGGGTGCTGATGCCTGACCGCCGCTTTGTCTATGTCGCCGACGATGCGGCTTTCCCCTATGGCGCCTGGGACGAGCCGGCCCTTAACGCCCATATCCTTGGCCTGTTCGGCATGCTGCTGGAAAAATTCAGGCCCGAGATTTCGGTCATTCCCTGCAACACGGCGTCGACGCTGGTGATTGACGCGCTGCGCCAGAAATTCCCCGGTCATCCCTTTGTCGGCACGGTGCCGGCGATCAAGCCGGCGGCGGAACGCACCCGCTCCGGGCTCGTCTCGGTGCTGGCGACGCCCGGCACGGTCAAGCGTCAATACACGCGCGACCTGATCGGCAAATGGGCGCAGAAATGCCACGTGCGGCTGGTCGGCTCGGACCGGCTGGCGCCGCTGGCCGAGATCTATATGCGCCAGGGGTTCGTCGACGAGGAGATCGTGCGCGAGGAGATCGCGCCATGCTTTGTCGAGAAGGACGGCGCCCGCACCGACATCGTGGTGCTCGGCTGCACCCATTATCCGTTCCTGGCCAATCGCATGCGCAAGACCGCGCCCTGGCCGGTCGACTGGATCGACCCGGCCGAAGCGATCGCCCGCCGCGCCATGTCGCTGCTGGCGCCGGTCGATGGACCGCTGCCGACGGGCGAGCCCGACATCGCCGTCTTCACCTCCGGCAAGGTGGACTTCGCTACCAGCCGGCTGATGCAGGGCTTTGGACTGGTCGTGAGCTAG
- a CDS encoding multidrug effflux MFS transporter gives MPRWEFIALCAALMALNSLAIDIMLPALQQIGASLGVENENHRQYVITAYILGFGGGQLFFGPISDRFGRRAPLVAGLVIYVAAAAAAAVAPSFETLLLCRAVQGIGAAATRVIAVSIVRDTFDGRRMAEVMSLIFMVFMAIPVIAPGIGQFIMLFATWHWIFVTMAVGALFVSAWSLLRLPETLHPEHRRPLTVNSIVGGFRIVLTNRIAICYAFASTFVFGAMFGFIASAQQIYVDIFNVGEMFPVIFAGVAGVLAFSNFLNSRLVGRIGMRRLSQSALLLFLVISLAWLVVSLEMKMPLWLFITFFASAMLPFGALGANFNALAMEPLGQLAGTASSILGFMQTFLGGILGTLIGQAFNGTVTPLAAGFCSVSVAALLMIFIAERGKMFQPQNPPVLGHITDLH, from the coding sequence ATTCCACGCTGGGAATTCATCGCCTTGTGCGCGGCGCTGATGGCGCTGAACTCGCTGGCCATCGACATTATGCTGCCGGCTTTGCAGCAGATCGGCGCTTCGCTTGGCGTCGAAAATGAAAATCACCGGCAATATGTGATCACCGCCTATATTCTGGGCTTCGGCGGCGGCCAGCTGTTCTTCGGGCCGATCTCGGATCGCTTCGGCCGTCGCGCGCCGCTGGTCGCCGGGCTGGTGATCTATGTCGCCGCGGCCGCGGCGGCTGCCGTTGCGCCAAGCTTTGAGACACTTCTGCTGTGCCGGGCCGTGCAAGGCATCGGTGCCGCCGCCACCCGCGTCATCGCCGTCTCGATCGTGCGCGACACGTTCGACGGCCGGCGCATGGCCGAGGTGATGTCGCTGATCTTCATGGTGTTCATGGCGATACCGGTCATTGCTCCCGGCATCGGCCAGTTCATCATGCTGTTTGCGACCTGGCATTGGATCTTCGTCACCATGGCCGTCGGCGCGCTCTTTGTCTCTGCCTGGTCGCTGCTGCGCCTGCCTGAAACATTGCATCCCGAACATCGCCGGCCACTGACCGTGAACTCCATTGTCGGTGGGTTTCGCATCGTGCTCACCAACCGTATTGCGATCTGCTATGCCTTCGCCAGCACCTTCGTTTTCGGCGCCATGTTCGGCTTCATCGCCTCGGCGCAGCAGATCTATGTCGACATATTCAACGTCGGCGAGATGTTCCCGGTCATCTTCGCCGGGGTTGCGGGCGTGCTTGCCTTCTCCAACTTTCTGAACTCGCGCCTTGTCGGCCGTATCGGCATGCGCCGCCTGTCGCAGAGCGCGCTGCTGCTGTTCCTTGTCATCAGCCTTGCCTGGCTGGTCGTTTCGCTGGAAATGAAGATGCCGCTCTGGCTGTTCATCACCTTCTTTGCCAGCGCCATGCTTCCGTTCGGCGCGCTCGGCGCGAATTTCAATGCGCTGGCCATGGAGCCGCTCGGCCAACTGGCCGGCACGGCGTCGTCCATCCTGGGTTTCATGCAGACGTTTCTCGGCGGCATTCTCGGCACGCTGATCGGTCAGGCATTCAACGGCACGGTGACGCCGCTGGCGGCCGGCTTCTGCAGCGTCTCGGTCGCAGCGCTGCTGATGATCTTCATCGCCGAGCGCGGCAAGATGTTCCAGCCGCAGAACCCACCGGTTCTAGGTCATATCACCGACCTGCATTAG